Below is a genomic region from Miscanthus floridulus cultivar M001 chromosome 1, ASM1932011v1, whole genome shotgun sequence.
AGAGGCGCAGTGCTGGCAGGAGCCGCGCCAGCGTGCGTAGGGTCGTCGTGGACTGCCCTGTTGCAAAGACAACACTTCGTGGGGTGTTTGGTGCAAAGTGTGAGTCTAGGGTAATAGTGCTTCGCTGTACTGATTGATTCGCTAAGAAcgtaggggctcttttgcaataaGCGCAGGTGCACTCGTGAAGCGGGCCTGCTGGGCCAGCCTGCTGGTGCGCGCCCACGCCTGCGTGGGCCGCGGTGGGGTTGCTAGGCTAGATTAGTTGCCGCCAGCCCTTTTCGTTTTCTAGCCATTTCCAATTTAGTCTCTAGAGTAgatttgtaaattcaatataaatttatgtagatgtccaaaaattttgaaaccaattttgttaggttcctaaaattatgatctatctgctagtatgttttgttcacatagttttataatattcttaggagctatataattaatttaagatacttaatattatcaaaatataaacttgtaggaattgttgtgataaattggtgatagtgttggctatgaaatttttatagtagattcctaacattattaggtgctcactgtaatttttgtagcttcataggaattagtttgttaaggtaactaaatgagccctagtacgaaaatatatatttaatcaatcaaatgtcaaaaattagttggggtttgtagaacgaaaacattttcCAGGAACGAGCCTCACTTTACCACGTGGATACATggcttagtatgttagtcattagagctagctcgttagtttGCGAAGCGTAATCATATATATAAGAATTgtggttaccgttgattaattgcgtctTTGCGTTGCGTCCACGTATactataataggaacaacgatggatcgtggagatgaCCGAAATAGCGGAAAAGATAGTGCCTTGATGATCGAGTcatcatgatggaatgctaacttttgattATATTTTTCACAGCTTCTCTCAATGTTGTCTCTCATGTTAGACCATCGTCCTTTCCTCAAATAAAAGGATGTCAGTAAGCCTGCAAGAATCTGCTGCATTTACCATTCTTGGGGATTGTGGCCGACACCCCCTAAAGAGTTAGAAGAATACTGCTTTAATAAATTAGAGCAGCTGCCCTTGGATGCAAACTTTGTTCAGAAAGAACATTTTGGCACAAGAAGAAACAATGCCATGATTGGATCAGTTGGGAATGGGGATCAGGGTCCAAGTTACGATCATAGAACAtggggatgcgattgttgtgtgTTGGATGGTTTTCTGGATGCTTGCAGAAAGTCTGCAGTCAAAGAGGGCAGTTGGGTGCACTTGTGTTGGAAGTTTGGAAAGAACTTTAAGAGCAACCTGAATCAAGTTCCAGTTCTTCACCATTTGTATCTTGATGGCCAACAGATTGCAAACAATCGTTGCCACGTATGTAAGTCAAGGCTCTGTTTATAATATCCTAGTATTAACAATTTTTTGAACTGTCATGTTTTTACGCCTCTTTAGTTATTCTTCCTTTTGCTCTGACAAATTGATGAGATATTTTATTCAATTTATTCTAGGTCATACTATATGAGGTTCCGACCTTCGGCAGAAACCATTTTTCACTGGGTTTGGATGCACCTCGTAAGTTGAATGTTTCATTCAAAAGCCAAAttggataaatgatttacaaAAGCAACCAGCATTTCTTGATTTGGTATGTGCATGAGTGGTTTTGCTTGTTAtttattccttttttttttgttagatGGTCTATTAAGTCAGTTCATGTTTGTTTGAAGGATTCAATTGTTTTGGCGCTTAATTGTTCAAATGCAGCTAGACTGCCAGACACTCAGGAATGTTCTACCACAAGCTCTGGGGCTTATTTCATCTTTGCATCTGTGTAAGCACTATTGTTAACCTTCTCCACTCTGCTCCTTTTATCTGCTCTTACCTTGTTACTTGCTTATTCAGATATGATGTCTTAGTTCAAGTAACATGGCACTGCGTGGGGATATTTTTGGCTTCAGCATCAACTATTCTCTACATCATGATTCTAATGTTCCGGAAATGTTTAAGCCATATGCCCCAGTACTTGATGCTAAATAAGGTTTTCAGACATTCATGGAATAACACTCATCTTCGCAGCTGTCAAATTCTCTACTGGCCAATTGTCCTCCAAGATGCTTCCCTAAGGTAAATTGATAGTGGATTCATAGCTTCTTAATCTGTACTGTAACTTTAGTCGCCGTTTTAATCTGTTGTGTCATATTGGCATAAAAGTTTGTGCTATCCTTATAAGTTAACATATACCAAGGCAATAACATAGTGATTCTGTTATTACTAATCTTACATGGTTATTTTAATATGCAAAAGAGAGTTTACTGGTTCACTTCCATTTTGTTGTTTCATGTAATCTTTGTATTATGAATATTCAAGTGCATTTACATTCAGTACATAGTAGTTATCATATACTCAAGTGCAGATTATTGAAAATACTAAGCTTCACTTAATTATTATCGGCTCAGCTCCACTGTGAATGTCGAATATGCACACAAAGCTGCAATACGGAAGCATGCTTTGTGGTCAAGTATCATTGTGGATCTCCTGATGGGTTCTGTCCTTGGAGCAGCATTCTTGTTAAATACAGAGACTATTTGTATTTGGACTATTGCTTTCGTCCACCACATGACAGAAGCAATCTTGAGATCTGGTTGTGTGTGGCTGATGGGTGTTCCAGCTGGTTTTAAGCTGAATACAGAGTTAGCAGAGCTCTTAGGCATGATTTCTCttaatgcagttcaaatttactctACCCTTTGGTTCTTCGTGGGAGGCTACCTGAGGCATATAATTCAAGGCATTGCAGTCTCTGGAACTATTTTAGGTCTGACAACTCCAGTTTCTTTCTTTATTGACATTATCCAGCTTGCTACGTTGCATGTTACCATGCTTCACTGGTTAATCTCATCGTTATATTCAAGACAGATTCAGACAGTAGCATCATTGTGGCGTCTTTTCAGGTAACATACTCTTGGTGCACTCATGTGGTACTTGTCGAATAAGAGGGTAAGTGCAACATATGTTTATTACTGAACGACTGACGAGTTGATCAATCGCTAAACATTAGCTCTTATATCACCTTTTTCTCTGTAGTTTGACTTCGACAAATATGTTTGGTTATACTAAATAAATAGTACAGAATGCATCCTTGTCTATTTGAATTTTGGCGCCTGTCTGACTGTATTATTTTATTGATACAGAAACATGAGGGGTTTGAATATACCTAAATTTGTAGGTCTTAAATCCTTAACATGACAGAGCTGAGCTAGTTTGGGAAACAAAAAGGTTCGGGTTGAGGGAACTGCCAAGTTATGTGTACATGGAAAAGTGAAGGCACAGCCTTGGCTAAAATCCTAATCATCCATAATATAAAAGTAAAACCCCTGGCTAGATCACTTTCCCAAACTAATGAGACAACTTCCGTGAATTTAGCAATAGGAATGGGAAAATTGGTTCCATAGCATCAAAAGATCATCACTTTGGATATTGCCATCAGATATTGGTGTTCTGTAAAATACAAGGGACATAATGAGTCCGTTTCAAATTCTAGCACTCTGTTACCTCGCACAAGACTGCAGGCTGTTCTCTGCTCCATTTTGAGCTGATGGATAAGGGAAAGATTTTGCCCTTTGGTCGTTGCACTGAAACTTGAGCATTGAGAACGGGTTGGTAAAACAGATTGACCATGGCTGCACTCACTGGCGGTGATGTCGACCCCTACGGCAGCCAGCGACCGACATGGCTCGCCGTGCTGATGATTTGCAGGGGGAGGCTCTGGGCTGGTGGCTCGAAGGAGAGGTCGGTAGCACCGTAGCGGCACTAATACGTGACGGCAGTAGTGTCATCCTCAATTCCAGCGTGGTCTGTcagcagtggcggatgcacgatgcgggataaggggggctaaaacaatggagatgttgatttgtatgaagatttaatggtgaaatcaagcttttgctacagtgattaggcttgaaatcaagccattaggggggctggagccccccagccccctCTTTGGATCCGCCCCTGTCTGTGAGGGTATCAATGTAAATGGGGTTCAAATGATGCACGGAGAAGTGAATCACAGGGAATCATGAGGAGGGGGAGGACTCCACAGTGTGGCTGGAGGAGTAGGGTGCGGTGCCGCTGGAGACGGAGGCGGTGGCAGTCTGTGGCATCGGCACAGTGGGCTGAGTTTGATGAGCCCCTCAATGTCCAGCGCTGCCAGGAGGCCATGGCCTGCCGGCAGCGCAAGATGGCTAATGTCAAAATGGAGTTCTGCCAAATCCTCCGCTTTGTCTACGAGAAGATGGTACTTGACGGTGCTTGGCGCCACTGAGATCTAGTAGTTCCACACACTCTTGGCCCAGCATGCACGTCTGCTGAGTATCGGCTGCAGTTACCCAGACTACGTTGATTGTGATGTGGCTGCCACGAGCCCACGGAGAGTACTACCATGAGGATGAGCCGGAGGAAGAGGATGCGGTTATGCGTATTGCCTGCTCCTTGCCTTGGCTGTTTTCCTAGGCACAGAAAGCAGCAGGGAGATGTGCTTCCGTAGGCGAGGGCTAGCATTGCCTGATTTAACACCATTAGGAGCAAAAGTAATGGAGTGGTAAATTTGGAAAGCCTCATTCTTGCCATGGTATCTTACAGA
It encodes:
- the LOC136493329 gene encoding N-acetylglucosaminyl-phosphatidylinositol biosynthetic protein gpi1-like isoform X1, which codes for MANRLQTIVATSYYMRFRPSAETIFHWVWMHLDSIVLALNCSNAARLPDTQECSTTSSGAYFIFASVYDVLVQVTWHCVGIFLASASTILYIMILMFRKCLSHMPQYLMLNKVFRHSWNNTHLRSCQILYWPIVLQDASLSSTVNVEYAHKAAIRKHALWSSIIVDLLMGSVLGAAFLLNTETICIWTIAFVHHMTEAILRSGCVWLMGVPAGFKLNTELAELLGMISLNAVQIYSTLWFFVGGYLRHIIQGIAVSGTILGLTTPVSFFIDIIQLATLHVTMLHWLISSLYSRQIQTVASLWRLFRGRKWNPLRQRLDSYDYTVEQHVVGSLLFTPVLLLIPTTSVFYVFFSILTTTVIWVCVVLEIVIAVIQFTPYAELTLWMMRRHIFPAGLFFLHVPSSGHTSEDGDLSAHPIRYCNERRKEDLIDKLSESLVSELHCSYATLVQVIRSNYERVFNRTGYSFCKQLAYGILSGERVPSSLHLQPSPSFPWMNIGITEYWMHCYVSVLQCAPKRGP
- the LOC136493329 gene encoding N-acetylglucosaminyl-phosphatidylinositol biosynthetic protein gpi1-like isoform X2; the protein is MANRLQTIVATSYYMRFRPSAETIFHWVWMHLDSIVLALNCSNAARLPDTQECSTTSSGAYFIFASVYDVLVQVTWHCVGIFLASASTILYIMILMFRKCLSHMPQYLMLNKVFRHSWNNTHLRSCQILYWPIVLQDASLSSTVNVEYAHKAAIRKHALWSSIIVDLLMGSVLGAAFLLNTETICIWTIAFVHHMTEAILRSGCVWLMGVPAGFKLNTELAELLGMISLNAVQIYSTLWFFVGGYLRHIIQGIAVSGTILGLTTPVSFFIDIIQLATLHVTMLHWLISSLYSRQIQTVASLWRLFRGRKWNPLRQRLDSYDYTVEQHVVGSLLFTPVLLLIPTTSVFYVFFSILTTTVIWVCVVLEIVIAVIQFTPYAELTLWMMRRHIFPAGLFFLHVPSSGHTSEDGDLSAHPIRYCNERRKEDLIDKLSESLVSELHCSYATLVQVIRSNYERVFNRTGYSFCKQLAYGILSGERVPSSLHLQPSPSFPWMNIGITEYWMHCYVSVLQCAPKR
- the LOC136493329 gene encoding uncharacterized protein isoform X4, yielding MANRLQTIVATSYYMRFRPSAETIFHWVWMHLDSIVLALNCSNAARLPDTQECSTTSSGAYFIFASVYDVLVQVTWHCVGIFLASASTILYIMILMFRKCLSHMPQYLMLNKVFRHSWNNTHLRSCQILYWPIVLQDASLSSTVNVEYAHKAAIRKHALWSSIIVDLLMGSVLGAAFLLNTETICIWTIAFVHHMTEAILRSGCVWLMGVPAGFKLNTELAELLGMISLNAVQIYSTLWFFVGGYLRHIIQGIAVSGTILGLTTPVSFFIDIIQLATLHVTMLHWLISSLYSRQIQTVASLWRLFRGRKWNPLRQRLDSYDYTVEQHVVGSLLFTPVLLLIPTTSVFYVFFSILTTTVIWVCVVLEIVIAVIQFTPYAELTLWMMRRHIFPAGLFFLHVPSSGHTSEDGDLSAHPIRYCNERRKEDLIDKLSESLVSELHCSYATLECVLQRH
- the LOC136493329 gene encoding N-acetylglucosaminyl-phosphatidylinositol biosynthetic protein gpi1-like isoform X3; protein product: MSYYMRFRPSAETIFHWVWMHLDSIVLALNCSNAARLPDTQECSTTSSGAYFIFASVYDVLVQVTWHCVGIFLASASTILYIMILMFRKCLSHMPQYLMLNKVFRHSWNNTHLRSCQILYWPIVLQDASLSSTVNVEYAHKAAIRKHALWSSIIVDLLMGSVLGAAFLLNTETICIWTIAFVHHMTEAILRSGCVWLMGVPAGFKLNTELAELLGMISLNAVQIYSTLWFFVGGYLRHIIQGIAVSGTILGLTTPVSFFIDIIQLATLHVTMLHWLISSLYSRQIQTVASLWRLFRGRKWNPLRQRLDSYDYTVEQHVVGSLLFTPVLLLIPTTSVFYVFFSILTTTVIWVCVVLEIVIAVIQFTPYAELTLWMMRRHIFPAGLFFLHVPSSGHTSEDGDLSAHPIRYCNERRKEDLIDKLSESLVSELHCSYATLVQVIRSNYERVFNRTGYSFCKQLAYGILSGERVPSSLHLQPSPSFPWMNIGITEYWMHCYVSVLQCAPKRGP
- the LOC136493329 gene encoding uncharacterized protein isoform X5 yields the protein MILMFRKCLSHMPQYLMLNKVFRHSWNNTHLRSCQILYWPIVLQDASLSSTVNVEYAHKAAIRKHALWSSIIVDLLMGSVLGAAFLLNTETICIWTIAFVHHMTEAILRSGCVWLMGVPAGFKLNTELAELLGMISLNAVQIYSTLWFFVGGYLRHIIQGIAVSGTILGLTTPVSFFIDIIQLATLHVTMLHWLISSLYSRQIQTVASLWRLFRGRKWNPLRQRLDSYDYTVEQHVVGSLLFTPVLLLIPTTSVFYVFFSILTTTVIWVCVVLEIVIAVIQFTPYAELTLWMMRRHIFPAGLFFLHVPSSGHTSEDGDLSAHPIRYCNERRKEDLIDKLSESLVSELHCSYATLVQVIRSNYERVFNRTGYSFCKQLAYGILSGERVPSSLHLQPSPSFPWMNIGITEYWMHCYVSVLQCAPKRGP